Proteins encoded by one window of Homo sapiens chromosome 10, GRCh38.p14 Primary Assembly:
- the MORN4 gene encoding MORN repeat-containing protein 4, producing the protein MTLTKGSFTYSSGEEYRGEWKEGRRHGFGQLMFADGGTYLGHFENGLFNGFGVLTFSDGSRYEGEFAQGKFNGVGVFIRYDNMTFEGEFKNGRVDGFGLLTFPDGSHGIPRNEGLFENNKLLRREKCSAIVQRAQSASKSARNLTA; encoded by the exons ATGACCCTGACAAAAGGTTCCTTCACCTACTCCAGTGGGGAGGAATATCGTGGCGAGTGGAAGGAGG GCCGCAGGCATGGTTTTGGTCAACTGATGTTTGCAGATGGTGGCACCTACCTGGGTCATTTTGAGAATGGGCTCTTTAATGGCTTTGGGGTATTGACCTTCTCAGATGGTTCAAG GTATGAGGGGGAGTTTGCCCAGGGCAAGTTTAATGGCGTCGGAGTCTTCATTCGATATGACAACATGACCTTTGAGGGGGAATTTAAAAATGGCAGAGTAGATGGTTTTG GCCTGCTGACTTTCCCTGATGGTTCTCATGGAATCCCCCGCAATGAAGGTCTCTTTGAGAACAACAAGCTGCTGCGACGTGAGAAGTGTTCTGCCATTGTTCAGCGGGCCCAGAGCGCCTCCAAGTCAGCCAGAAATCTCACTGCCTGA